Proteins encoded by one window of Pseudomonas coleopterorum:
- a CDS encoding mannose-1-phosphate guanylyltransferase/mannose-6-phosphate isomerase gives MNLIPVILSGGVGSRLWPVSREAHPKPFMALPDGQNLIQKTFLRAAKLEGVSEVLTVTNRELLFKTEDEYRTVNKTGHAQGFILEPFGRNTAAAVAMAALQLNDSHGPDAHMLVLAADHLIQNEDAFSAAVAKAVKLSADGWLVTFGIQPQYPETGFGYIEAGVGTGLDGTLKVARFVEKPDLETAKGYVAAGNYFWNSGMFCFKVGTVLEELKKHAPDVLAAAVAVKEASRLSEAPNYRCLALDADAFAQVPDISVDYALMERSDKVATVPCDIGWSDIGSWNAVSELTDADAQGNRFEGEVLSHNARNNFVHSEDRLTALVGVDDLLVIDTPDALMISHKDHCQDVKHIVGQLKANGHHLHKLHRTVHRPWGTYTTLEEGERFKIKRIVVKPQASLSLQMHHHRSEHWIVVSGMAVVVNDDRELMLNTNESTFIRAGHQHRLKNPGVIDLVLIEVQSGDYLGEDDIVRFEDVYGRVDKA, from the coding sequence ATGAACCTGATCCCCGTTATTCTTTCCGGCGGCGTTGGCAGCCGGTTGTGGCCCGTGTCCCGCGAGGCCCATCCCAAGCCATTCATGGCACTGCCCGACGGCCAGAACCTGATTCAAAAAACCTTTCTGCGCGCCGCCAAGCTCGAAGGCGTGTCCGAAGTGCTGACCGTCACCAACCGCGAACTGCTGTTCAAGACCGAAGACGAATACCGCACCGTCAACAAGACTGGCCACGCCCAGGGCTTCATCCTCGAGCCCTTCGGCCGCAACACCGCAGCCGCCGTCGCCATGGCCGCACTGCAACTCAATGATTCCCACGGCCCCGATGCCCACATGCTGGTCCTGGCCGCCGACCACCTGATCCAGAACGAAGACGCCTTTTCCGCCGCTGTCGCCAAGGCTGTGAAACTGTCGGCCGACGGCTGGCTGGTCACCTTCGGCATTCAGCCTCAATACCCTGAAACCGGCTTCGGCTACATCGAAGCCGGCGTTGGCACCGGCCTGGACGGCACCTTGAAAGTCGCCCGTTTCGTCGAGAAGCCAGACCTGGAAACCGCGAAGGGCTACGTCGCCGCCGGCAACTACTTCTGGAACTCGGGCATGTTCTGCTTCAAGGTCGGCACCGTCCTCGAAGAACTGAAGAAACATGCGCCGGACGTGCTGGCCGCCGCCGTGGCCGTCAAGGAAGCCTCGCGTCTGAGCGAAGCGCCGAACTATCGCTGCCTGGCGCTGGACGCCGATGCGTTTGCCCAGGTCCCGGACATCTCGGTCGACTACGCGCTGATGGAGCGTTCGGACAAGGTCGCTACCGTGCCGTGTGACATCGGCTGGAGCGACATCGGTTCGTGGAACGCGGTCAGCGAACTGACTGACGCCGACGCACAGGGCAATCGTTTCGAAGGCGAAGTGCTGTCGCACAATGCCCGCAACAACTTCGTCCACAGCGAAGACCGCCTGACCGCGCTGGTCGGCGTCGACGACCTGCTGGTCATCGACACTCCGGACGCGCTGATGATCAGCCACAAGGATCACTGCCAGGACGTCAAGCACATCGTCGGCCAGCTCAAGGCCAACGGTCACCACCTGCACAAGCTGCACCGCACCGTGCACCGTCCCTGGGGTACCTACACCACCCTGGAAGAGGGCGAGCGCTTCAAGATCAAGCGCATCGTGGTCAAGCCACAGGCGTCGCTGTCGCTGCAGATGCACCACCACCGCAGCGAGCACTGGATCGTGGTCAGCGGCATGGCTGTCGTGGTCAACGACGACCGTGAACTGATGCTCAACACCAACGAGTCGACCTTCATTCGTGCCGGCCACCAGCATCGCCTGAAAAACCCGGGCGTGATCGATCTGGTCCTGATCGAAGTGCAGAGCGGCGACTACCTCGGTGAGGACGACATCGTCCGTTTCGAAGACGTCTACGGCCGCGTTGACAAGGCCTGA
- a CDS encoding methyltransferase domain-containing protein, which yields MDDGFYRAFEDRYRGSRELITERLKAYLPFLSPLKSLYQDYPVLDLGCGRGEWLELLVAEGYAPTGVDLDEGMLEACQALDLPARNVDALAALKELPDNSLIAVTGFHIAEHIPFPVLQELVAEALRVLRPAGLLILETPNAESLVVGTNSFYLDPTHERPLPNLLLSFLAEHAGFAKSKIVRLQERAELRDDETKVGVWDVLSGTSPDYAVVGQKQALPEQLEAFNAVFDAAYGVSLDQLAVRYDKALERRLKGIEGGLATAREEFVTRDGLQDLMDRMQAHHVEQIALLQERFSETTEAQHQRFSEEAEALQLRFNAEVMAQQERFNQSILSLQQHCSGLQTGMNNVQQSYSDAMAQTEQVRAELNASLGNAHHWYLRATAYEQQLQAVHSSTSWRVTAPFRALVEAMHWPFQSGKSATGRTLRKVAPHARLWVARRPAIHRPVIAFLDRNPRLTAKLRQLYQQAAHAEAVHNAADPQHGVIDHAPLTERGRHIERALMQAMTKDQN from the coding sequence ATGGACGACGGTTTCTATCGCGCTTTCGAAGACCGCTATCGTGGCTCTCGTGAACTGATTACCGAACGACTGAAAGCCTATCTGCCGTTCCTGTCTCCGCTCAAGAGCCTGTATCAGGATTATCCCGTTCTGGACCTGGGTTGCGGTCGCGGTGAGTGGCTGGAATTGCTGGTTGCCGAGGGCTATGCGCCGACCGGCGTGGATCTGGACGAAGGTATGCTCGAAGCCTGTCAGGCTCTTGACCTGCCAGCGCGCAACGTCGATGCCCTGGCCGCCCTGAAGGAGCTACCCGACAACAGTTTGATTGCGGTAACCGGGTTCCACATCGCCGAGCACATTCCATTTCCTGTGTTGCAGGAGCTCGTCGCCGAGGCACTGCGCGTCCTGCGCCCGGCTGGTTTGTTGATTCTGGAAACACCCAATGCCGAGAGTCTGGTAGTGGGTACCAATTCCTTCTACCTGGACCCGACCCACGAGCGGCCTTTGCCTAACTTGCTGCTGTCGTTTCTCGCCGAGCACGCTGGGTTTGCAAAGTCCAAAATCGTACGGCTGCAGGAGCGCGCCGAGTTGCGCGACGACGAGACCAAAGTCGGCGTGTGGGATGTTCTGTCCGGAACCAGTCCCGACTATGCGGTGGTAGGCCAGAAGCAGGCTCTACCCGAGCAACTCGAGGCATTCAACGCTGTATTCGACGCCGCCTACGGCGTCTCCCTGGACCAATTGGCAGTTCGTTATGATAAAGCGCTGGAGCGACGATTGAAGGGTATAGAAGGTGGGTTGGCCACCGCTCGGGAAGAATTCGTAACCCGTGATGGGTTGCAGGACCTGATGGATCGTATGCAGGCGCATCATGTGGAGCAAATAGCGTTGCTGCAGGAGCGTTTCAGCGAAACGACGGAAGCCCAGCATCAGCGCTTTAGTGAAGAGGCTGAAGCGCTGCAACTGCGTTTCAATGCTGAAGTGATGGCGCAACAGGAGCGTTTCAATCAAAGCATTCTCAGTTTGCAGCAGCATTGCTCAGGCTTGCAGACCGGAATGAATAACGTTCAACAGAGCTACAGCGACGCGATGGCGCAGACTGAACAAGTCAGGGCTGAGCTCAATGCCTCACTGGGTAATGCTCACCATTGGTACCTGCGAGCTACGGCCTACGAGCAACAGCTGCAAGCTGTGCATTCCAGTACTTCGTGGCGCGTCACGGCACCCTTTCGCGCATTGGTGGAAGCGATGCACTGGCCGTTTCAGTCCGGAAAATCTGCAACTGGTCGCACACTGCGCAAGGTCGCGCCGCACGCGCGCCTTTGGGTGGCCCGTCGGCCCGCGATCCATCGGCCGGTGATAGCGTTTCTCGACCGCAACCCACGACTCACCGCCAAGCTGCGCCAGTTGTACCAGCAAGCAGCCCACGCCGAGGCGGTACACAACGCAGCTGACCCACAACACGGCGTCATCGATCACGCGCCGTTGACAGAGCGGGGCCGCCATATCGAGCGCGCCCTGATGCAAGCCATGACGAAGGACCAGAACTGA
- a CDS encoding glycosyltransferase family 2 protein: MVVNDVKVAVVIPSYKVKAHILGVIKSIGSEIQTIYVVDDCCPEGSGDFVELHNQDPRVVVLRNPENQGVGGAVMTGYQAALADGVDIVVKIDGDGQMDPTLIESFISPILLGDADYTKGNRFYDLEKISAMPKMRLFGNAVLSFMTKLSSGYWDLFDPTNGFTAIHTDVVRHLPFNRISRRYFFETDMLFRLNTLRAVVVDIPMDAKYEDEVSNLKISKVVGEFLFKHIRNFGKRIFYNYYLRGMSLASLELPIALVLLVWGGGFGISHWIESMNTDIPTPAGTVMLSALPVIIGVQLLLAFIGHDIASGPKHPFHRTRKKVKVKAREELQ; the protein is encoded by the coding sequence ATGGTAGTAAATGATGTGAAGGTGGCCGTCGTCATCCCGAGCTACAAGGTGAAGGCACACATTCTAGGTGTCATCAAGAGCATCGGGTCCGAGATTCAGACCATCTATGTGGTGGACGACTGCTGCCCGGAAGGGTCCGGCGATTTCGTTGAGCTGCATAATCAGGATCCGCGCGTCGTAGTCCTGCGCAATCCTGAGAACCAAGGCGTTGGCGGCGCGGTGATGACTGGCTATCAGGCCGCCCTGGCCGACGGTGTAGACATCGTTGTGAAGATCGATGGTGACGGGCAAATGGACCCAACGTTGATCGAAAGCTTCATTTCTCCGATCTTGCTGGGTGATGCCGACTATACCAAGGGCAACCGCTTTTACGATCTGGAAAAGATTTCGGCCATGCCGAAAATGCGGCTGTTCGGAAATGCTGTTCTCTCGTTCATGACCAAACTTTCGTCTGGTTATTGGGATCTGTTCGATCCTACCAATGGGTTCACGGCCATTCATACCGATGTGGTGCGTCATTTGCCGTTCAACAGAATCAGCCGTCGATACTTCTTCGAAACTGACATGCTTTTCCGGCTCAATACCCTGAGGGCTGTCGTCGTCGATATCCCTATGGATGCAAAGTACGAAGACGAAGTCAGCAACCTCAAGATATCAAAAGTGGTCGGCGAGTTTTTGTTCAAGCACATCCGTAACTTCGGAAAGCGCATTTTCTATAATTACTACTTGCGAGGAATGTCGCTGGCTTCGCTGGAGCTCCCGATCGCCTTGGTACTTCTGGTCTGGGGCGGTGGTTTTGGCATATCGCACTGGATCGAATCCATGAACACCGATATCCCGACGCCAGCAGGTACGGTAATGCTGTCGGCGCTGCCGGTGATCATCGGAGTGCAACTACTGCTCGCCTTCATCGGTCATGACATCGCCTCAGGACCGAAGCACCCATTCCATCGGACTCGCAAGAAAGTGAAGGTCAAAGCGCGGGAAGAGCTTCAATGA
- a CDS encoding ABC transporter ATP-binding protein yields the protein MTLLAVTNVGKAYRTYRSEWQRLARWFYLPVSASQEHWVLKHISFNIEAGEAIGIVGQNGAGKSTLLKMITGTLQPTEGKVQVNGRIAAILELGMGFNAELTGRQNVYHAAGLMGFNTAQIDGVIEDIEAFAEIGEYFDQAVRMYSSGMQMRVAFSVATAFRPEILIIDEALSVGDSYFQHKSFGRIKEFQKAGTTLLIVSHDRGAIQALCNRAILLEGGTVIKDGSPEEVMDYYNAIIAQKENSTVEVQTLADGGVQTRSGSGKAVIDSVALYNSEGAPVEYVAVGDDVCLTVNVKVNAELPELVVGYVIKDRLGQDVFGTNTHHLECVRTHLSEGDTLSYKFSFRASLGVGSYSVAVALHATDSHIADNYEWRDLALVFNVVNMSKSTFVGLAWMPPTVECK from the coding sequence ATGACTCTTCTTGCAGTCACCAACGTAGGCAAGGCCTACCGCACCTATCGTTCGGAATGGCAGCGCCTAGCGCGCTGGTTCTATCTGCCGGTTAGCGCGAGCCAGGAACACTGGGTACTCAAGCACATCAGCTTCAATATCGAGGCGGGTGAAGCGATCGGCATCGTGGGCCAGAACGGTGCTGGCAAGTCCACGCTGTTGAAGATGATCACCGGCACGCTGCAACCGACCGAAGGCAAGGTGCAGGTGAACGGGCGCATAGCCGCGATTCTCGAGTTGGGCATGGGCTTCAACGCCGAACTCACCGGACGGCAGAACGTTTACCACGCAGCCGGTTTGATGGGTTTCAACACAGCCCAGATCGATGGCGTCATTGAAGACATCGAAGCCTTCGCCGAGATCGGCGAGTACTTCGACCAGGCCGTGCGCATGTACTCCAGCGGCATGCAGATGCGCGTGGCGTTTTCCGTGGCCACCGCGTTCCGCCCCGAGATCCTGATCATTGATGAGGCCTTGTCGGTAGGCGACAGCTATTTCCAGCACAAGAGCTTCGGGCGCATCAAGGAGTTCCAGAAAGCCGGCACGACGCTGCTGATCGTTTCCCACGATCGCGGTGCCATCCAGGCGCTGTGCAACCGGGCGATCCTGCTGGAGGGCGGCACCGTCATCAAGGACGGCTCGCCAGAGGAGGTGATGGACTACTACAACGCCATCATCGCCCAGAAGGAAAACTCTACCGTCGAAGTGCAGACCTTGGCAGACGGCGGCGTGCAAACGCGTTCGGGCAGCGGCAAGGCAGTCATCGATAGCGTAGCGCTCTACAACAGCGAAGGTGCTCCGGTCGAGTACGTGGCCGTAGGCGACGATGTGTGCCTGACCGTGAACGTCAAGGTCAACGCCGAGTTGCCGGAGCTGGTCGTCGGCTATGTCATCAAGGACCGTCTTGGTCAGGATGTATTCGGCACTAACACGCACCACCTCGAGTGTGTTCGAACTCATCTGAGCGAGGGCGATACGCTCTCTTACAAGTTTTCCTTCAGGGCCAGTCTGGGTGTCGGGTCCTATTCGGTGGCTGTGGCCCTGCATGCTACCGACAGTCATATCGCCGACAACTACGAGTGGCGCGACCTCGCTCTGGTGTTCAACGTAGTCAATATGTCGAAGAGTACTTTTGTGGGCCTGGCGTGGATGCCGCCGACTGTGGAGTGCAAGTAA
- a CDS encoding ABC transporter permease: MFGMLRGIWDYRGFIVTSIKNEFVARFARSKLGGLWMIIHPLAQVAIYALILSNVLGARLPGIDNKYAYALYLIAGILAWNLFAEIVGRCLTVFIEQGNLMKKMRFPRIALPVIVVGSCLLNNLLLFGAVLIIFAVLGHSPNIQMFWLIPLTFAVVALAIGIGLVLGVLNVFLRDIGQVVPIILQVWFWFTPIVYSVNIVPDYLKGTLDINPMYPIVTAYHNVLVYKVSPDLQQIGVTFLIAVGLMLLGLFLFRRASAEMVDSL; this comes from the coding sequence ATGTTTGGCATGTTAAGAGGCATCTGGGACTACAGAGGCTTCATCGTCACCTCCATCAAGAACGAGTTCGTCGCGCGCTTTGCGCGCAGCAAACTCGGTGGCCTCTGGATGATCATTCATCCCCTGGCCCAGGTCGCTATCTACGCGCTCATCCTGTCGAACGTGCTCGGCGCCCGCTTGCCGGGCATCGACAACAAGTACGCCTACGCGCTGTATCTGATTGCCGGGATCCTGGCCTGGAACCTGTTCGCGGAGATCGTCGGGCGCTGCCTGACGGTGTTCATCGAGCAGGGCAACCTGATGAAGAAGATGCGCTTTCCGCGTATTGCGTTGCCCGTCATCGTCGTGGGCTCGTGCCTGCTGAACAACCTGCTGCTGTTTGGCGCAGTGCTGATCATCTTCGCGGTGTTGGGGCACTCGCCCAATATCCAGATGTTCTGGCTCATCCCCCTGACGTTTGCCGTGGTGGCACTGGCCATTGGTATTGGTCTGGTGCTGGGCGTATTGAACGTGTTCCTGCGCGACATCGGGCAAGTGGTTCCGATCATCTTGCAGGTGTGGTTCTGGTTCACGCCCATCGTCTATTCGGTCAACATCGTGCCCGACTACCTGAAAGGCACGCTGGACATCAACCCGATGTATCCCATCGTCACCGCCTACCACAATGTGCTGGTCTACAAGGTTTCGCCTGATCTTCAGCAGATCGGCGTGACGTTCCTGATTGCCGTCGGCCTGATGCTGCTGGGGCTGTTCCTGTTCCGCCGGGCATCCGCAGAAATGGTGGACTCGCTATGA
- a CDS encoding phosphomannomutase, translating into MYPPLQTRCFKAYDIRGQVPADLNDDIAYRIGRALVSELHGKAYVVGRDMRLESPGLAAALIKGLTEAGADVLDLGLCGTEEVYFATSHLKADGGIMITASHNPKGYNGMKLVREHSKPISGDTGLDAIRARVEAGNFDDKAATAGHVREVFDKSAYIEHLLTYIDVKSLKPLKVLADPGNGAVGPTIELLKAKLPLELIVINGEPDGNFPNGVPNPLLPENRELTRKALLENGADMGIAWDGDFDRCFFFDDKGRFIEGYYLVGLLAEMLLKKHPGSKIIHDPRLTWNTIEQVEAAGGVAIQSKTGHAFIKERMRAEDAVYGGEMSAHHYFRDFAYCDSGNIPWLLVAELMSVTGKTLAQLVDERIAAFPCSGEINYEVADVKGSIEKILAFYTAQNPSVDRTDGISVEFADWRFSLRGSNTEPLLRLNVESRGSEELVAQRVAEIERLIKG; encoded by the coding sequence ATGTATCCCCCTCTTCAGACCCGTTGCTTCAAGGCCTACGACATCCGCGGCCAGGTTCCCGCCGACCTCAATGACGACATCGCCTACCGTATCGGTCGTGCGCTGGTGTCCGAGCTGCATGGCAAGGCCTATGTGGTCGGTCGCGACATGCGCCTGGAAAGCCCAGGCCTGGCCGCTGCCCTGATCAAGGGCCTCACCGAGGCGGGCGCCGATGTACTCGACCTGGGCCTGTGCGGCACCGAAGAAGTCTACTTCGCCACCAGCCACCTCAAGGCCGATGGCGGCATCATGATCACCGCCAGCCATAACCCCAAGGGTTACAACGGCATGAAACTGGTGCGCGAGCACTCCAAGCCGATCAGCGGCGACACGGGCCTCGATGCCATTCGCGCCCGCGTGGAAGCCGGTAACTTCGACGACAAGGCAGCCACTGCAGGCCACGTTCGCGAAGTGTTCGACAAGAGCGCCTACATCGAGCACCTGCTCACCTACATCGACGTCAAATCGCTCAAGCCGCTCAAGGTCCTGGCCGATCCGGGTAACGGCGCAGTCGGCCCGACCATCGAGCTGCTCAAAGCCAAGCTTCCACTGGAACTGATCGTCATTAACGGCGAGCCAGACGGCAACTTCCCCAACGGCGTGCCCAACCCGCTGCTGCCGGAGAACCGCGAGCTGACCCGCAAGGCCTTGCTGGAAAACGGCGCCGACATGGGTATCGCCTGGGACGGCGACTTCGACCGTTGCTTCTTCTTCGACGACAAGGGCCGCTTCATCGAGGGTTACTACCTCGTCGGTCTGTTGGCTGAAATGCTGCTGAAGAAGCACCCCGGCAGCAAGATCATCCACGACCCGCGCCTGACCTGGAATACCATCGAACAGGTCGAGGCCGCCGGCGGCGTTGCCATCCAGAGCAAGACCGGCCACGCCTTCATCAAGGAGCGCATGCGCGCCGAAGACGCCGTGTACGGCGGCGAGATGAGCGCCCACCATTATTTCCGCGACTTCGCCTACTGCGACAGCGGCAATATCCCGTGGCTGCTGGTCGCCGAGTTGATGAGCGTCACCGGCAAGACCCTGGCCCAACTGGTGGACGAGCGCATCGCAGCGTTCCCGTGCAGCGGCGAGATCAACTACGAAGTCGCCGACGTTAAAGGCTCCATCGAGAAGATCCTGGCGTTCTACACCGCCCAGAACCCCAGCGTCGACCGTACCGACGGCATCAGCGTCGAGTTCGCCGACTGGCGCTTCAGCCTGCGGGGTTCGAACACCGAGCCATTGCTGCGCCTGAACGTGGAAAGCCGCGGCAGCGAAGAATTGGTGGCTCAGCGTGTCGCTGAGATTGAGCGTTTGATCAAAGGATAA
- a CDS encoding 4-amino-4-deoxy-L-arabinose-phospho-UDP flippase, translated as MIYFVAILCVLGIAGGQILFKLSAASLHRSGSIFDTHTLMTLFTAFALYGITTIAWVWVLQKIDLGKAYPLMAMAFILVPIGSHFVFGERFSVQYFIGVALIMAGIVVALKG; from the coding sequence ATGATCTACTTCGTAGCCATACTGTGCGTATTGGGCATTGCGGGTGGCCAGATTCTGTTCAAGTTGAGTGCCGCATCGTTGCATCGCTCGGGCAGCATTTTCGATACGCACACCTTGATGACGCTTTTCACCGCCTTTGCGTTGTATGGCATCACAACCATCGCCTGGGTTTGGGTCCTGCAGAAGATCGATCTAGGCAAGGCTTATCCCCTGATGGCCATGGCCTTCATCTTGGTGCCTATCGGTAGCCATTTCGTGTTTGGCGAACGCTTCAGTGTTCAGTACTTCATCGGTGTAGCCTTGATCATGGCGGGTATTGTCGTCGCTTTGAAAGGTTGA
- a CDS encoding glycosyltransferase family 4 protein has translation MRIVIDMQGAQTESRFRGIGRYSLSLAQGIARNRGEHEVFLVLNGMLSESIENIRAAFVGLLPQSHIRVWYAEGPVSDRDPANAARRQVAELIRQACIDDLQPDVVHVTSAVEGYIDDAAIGSPTLDTGAVVSATLYDLIPLVSTKQYLDPNPGYKRHYLEKVEAFKQYDLLLSISEFARDEALSLLPLNESDIVNVSTAADDVFRPISLSLDERAAVVKKFALHDKFVLYSGGADDRKNLPQLIKAFANIKAELGDIQLVFAGKMPEYHINSYKTLARAQGLGNSDLIFTGYITDEELVALYSMCRLYVFPSWHEGFGLPPLEAMKCGAPVIGANTSSVPEVIGWKEAMFDPFDISAIARKLRQALVDDEFRAALAAHGLERSQAFSWDLSGKAAIAAFEMALERSDKPAATATTQIDATQALVDALAATGHLSNRAVDVSLLAKAIDYSIQGVSEKPTLFVDISELCKHDGKSGIQRVVRSILLEWLTNAPAGYVVKPVYTKAGEPFYRYAAKFTTMFLGKEASEAEIDEAISYRAGDVYICLDLLMDVLPHKQSYLDTMRAHGVSIFFVVYDLLILQLPHCFVESLQAHYIKWINAVAHYDGAMCISHAVADELREWLVENAPERSRPFHIGAFHLGADIDQSMPSTGVPESPGLRIESLSPSPSFLMVGTLEPRKGHAQALDAFELLWKAGHNANLIIVGKHGWLVDELAARLTGHAELGKRLLWLEGVSDEYLEHLYNEADCLVAASYGEGFGLPLIEAAQYNLPIFARDLAVFREVAGEYAYYFEGTETQEIADRLADWLALYQESKHPRSDEMPWLTWKQSAQQLIDELDRVAER, from the coding sequence ATGCGTATCGTAATTGACATGCAGGGTGCGCAAACTGAAAGTCGTTTCAGAGGTATTGGGCGTTACAGTCTGTCACTCGCGCAGGGCATCGCCCGCAACCGCGGTGAGCACGAAGTGTTTCTGGTACTCAACGGCATGCTCAGCGAGAGCATCGAGAACATCCGCGCCGCCTTCGTCGGGTTGTTGCCGCAGAGTCATATCCGCGTCTGGTACGCAGAAGGTCCGGTGAGTGATCGTGACCCTGCCAATGCCGCGCGGCGGCAAGTGGCGGAGTTGATTCGCCAGGCCTGCATCGATGATCTGCAGCCTGACGTCGTTCACGTGACCAGCGCCGTAGAAGGTTATATCGACGATGCCGCGATTGGCAGTCCGACACTGGATACCGGTGCAGTGGTGAGTGCGACGCTGTACGACCTCATTCCTCTGGTCAGCACCAAGCAGTATCTGGATCCCAACCCCGGCTACAAGCGGCACTACCTGGAAAAGGTAGAAGCGTTCAAGCAATACGATCTGCTGTTGTCGATTTCCGAGTTCGCCCGGGATGAGGCGCTATCACTGTTGCCGCTGAACGAGTCTGACATCGTCAATGTATCGACTGCGGCCGACGATGTGTTCCGACCTATTTCACTCAGTCTCGACGAGCGCGCGGCCGTCGTGAAGAAGTTCGCTCTGCATGACAAGTTCGTGCTCTATTCCGGCGGCGCTGACGACCGCAAGAACCTGCCCCAACTGATCAAGGCGTTCGCCAACATCAAGGCGGAGCTGGGCGATATTCAGCTGGTGTTCGCCGGGAAGATGCCCGAGTACCACATCAACAGCTACAAGACGCTGGCGCGCGCACAGGGCCTGGGTAATTCGGACCTGATCTTCACCGGCTACATCACCGACGAAGAGCTGGTGGCCCTTTACAGCATGTGCCGACTGTACGTGTTTCCTTCCTGGCACGAGGGCTTCGGTCTGCCTCCTCTGGAGGCCATGAAGTGCGGAGCTCCGGTAATCGGCGCGAACACTTCCAGCGTTCCGGAAGTGATCGGCTGGAAGGAAGCGATGTTCGATCCATTCGACATTTCGGCCATCGCCAGAAAGCTGCGTCAGGCACTGGTGGACGATGAGTTCCGCGCAGCACTGGCCGCGCATGGCCTGGAACGTTCTCAGGCATTCTCGTGGGATCTCAGCGGCAAGGCAGCCATAGCGGCGTTCGAGATGGCGTTGGAGCGCTCGGACAAACCTGCAGCAACGGCAACCACACAGATCGACGCCACTCAGGCCTTGGTAGATGCTTTGGCTGCGACCGGGCACCTGAGCAACAGGGCAGTGGACGTTTCGCTCCTTGCCAAGGCCATCGACTATTCGATTCAGGGCGTCAGCGAAAAACCGACCTTGTTCGTGGACATCTCCGAGCTGTGCAAGCACGACGGCAAAAGCGGCATCCAGCGCGTCGTGCGCAGCATTCTTCTGGAATGGCTGACCAACGCCCCAGCAGGCTACGTCGTCAAGCCCGTGTACACAAAAGCCGGTGAGCCGTTCTACCGCTATGCGGCCAAGTTCACCACGATGTTCCTGGGCAAAGAAGCCAGCGAAGCCGAAATCGACGAAGCGATAAGCTACCGCGCCGGCGACGTCTACATCTGCCTGGACCTGCTGATGGATGTACTGCCTCACAAGCAGTCCTACCTCGATACGATGCGTGCGCATGGCGTCAGCATCTTCTTCGTAGTCTACGACCTGCTTATCCTGCAATTACCGCATTGCTTCGTGGAAAGCCTGCAGGCGCACTACATCAAGTGGATTAACGCCGTCGCGCATTACGACGGTGCGATGTGTATTTCCCACGCGGTGGCCGATGAGCTGCGCGAGTGGTTGGTCGAGAATGCGCCAGAGCGCAGTCGGCCTTTCCATATCGGCGCGTTCCACCTTGGTGCGGACATCGATCAATCGATGCCGTCCACTGGCGTGCCTGAAAGTCCGGGGTTGCGTATCGAATCCCTTAGTCCTTCCCCCAGCTTTCTCATGGTGGGCACGCTTGAGCCCCGTAAGGGTCATGCGCAGGCTTTGGACGCCTTCGAACTGCTGTGGAAGGCAGGTCATAACGCCAACTTGATCATCGTAGGCAAGCACGGCTGGCTGGTTGACGAGCTGGCGGCGCGCCTGACCGGGCATGCGGAGTTGGGTAAACGTTTGCTGTGGCTGGAAGGTGTGAGCGATGAATACCTTGAGCATCTCTACAATGAGGCCGACTGCCTAGTGGCCGCCTCCTATGGTGAAGGCTTCGGCCTGCCCCTGATCGAGGCCGCACAGTACAACCTGCCGATCTTCGCGCGAGATCTGGCGGTGTTTCGCGAAGTGGCGGGGGAGTATGCGTACTACTTCGAAGGGACCGAGACTCAGGAGATCGCAGATAGGCTGGCTGACTGGTTGGCCCTGTATCAGGAGAGCAAGCATCCGCGTTCCGATGAAATGCCATGGCTGACGTGGAAACAAAGCGCTCAGCAGCTGATTGATGAACTGGACCGCGTGGCTGAGCGGTGA